A window of Clostridium sp. 'White wine YQ' contains these coding sequences:
- a CDS encoding pyridoxal phosphate-dependent aminotransferase: MILSKKGEAISPSITLAITAKAKEMKANGIDVVSFGAGEPDFNTPKNIRDAAVRAMEEGFTKYTPAAGITNLKKAIATKLYKDNNLTYDESQIIISTGAKQCLANAFLAILNPGDEVLIPTPYWVSYPELTKLADGVPVFIDCKKEDNYKFKVSILEKYITEKTKAILINSPNNPTGTIYTREELKELADFAAAHNLFIISDEIYEKLIYGSEEHVSIASLSKDAYERTIVINGMSKSYSMTGWRVGYAAGPKEVIKVMSNIQSHMTSNVCSISQYAALEALEGPQDDLYSMIKVFQERRDLMSSMLDKMDDISYIYPQGAFYIMVNIESFIGKSYKGKTITDSLTFSNILLDETKVAVVPGAGFGLENYIRLSYATSNSIIEEGLKRLSLFVSLIK; encoded by the coding sequence ATGATTTTATCAAAAAAAGGGGAAGCAATATCGCCGTCAATTACATTAGCTATTACAGCAAAGGCTAAAGAAATGAAAGCTAATGGAATAGATGTAGTAAGTTTTGGAGCAGGTGAACCAGATTTTAATACTCCTAAAAATATTAGAGATGCAGCAGTTAGGGCTATGGAAGAAGGATTTACAAAATACACACCAGCAGCTGGTATAACAAATCTTAAGAAAGCTATAGCTACTAAGTTATATAAAGATAATAATTTAACATATGATGAATCTCAAATAATAATTTCTACAGGAGCTAAACAATGTTTAGCAAATGCTTTTCTTGCAATACTTAATCCTGGAGATGAGGTTCTTATACCAACACCATATTGGGTTAGTTATCCTGAATTAACTAAATTAGCTGATGGTGTTCCAGTATTTATTGATTGCAAAAAGGAAGATAACTATAAATTTAAAGTTAGCATTCTAGAAAAGTATATAACTGAAAAAACTAAGGCAATTTTGATTAATTCTCCTAATAATCCAACTGGAACTATATACACAAGAGAAGAATTAAAAGAACTTGCAGATTTTGCTGCAGCGCATAATTTATTTATAATTTCTGATGAAATTTATGAAAAATTAATATATGGCTCTGAAGAGCATGTAAGTATTGCAAGCTTAAGTAAAGATGCCTACGAAAGAACAATAGTTATAAATGGAATGTCCAAATCATATTCAATGACTGGCTGGAGAGTAGGTTATGCAGCAGGTCCTAAAGAAGTTATAAAAGTTATGAGCAATATCCAAAGTCATATGACCTCCAATGTATGTTCTATATCTCAATATGCGGCTCTTGAAGCTTTAGAAGGGCCACAGGATGATTTATATTCTATGATCAAAGTTTTCCAAGAGAGACGTGATTTAATGAGTTCGATGTTAGATAAAATGGATGACATAAGCTATATTTATCCTCAAGGAGCTTTTTACATTATGGTGAATATAGAAAGCTTTATTGGTAAAAGCTATAAGGGTAAAACAATAACTGACTCACTAACATTTTCAAACATCTTGCTTGATGAAACTAAAGTCGCAGTGGTACCTGGAGCCGGATTTGGGCTTGAAAATTATATTAGATTATCCTATGCTACTTCAAATAGTATTATAGAAGAAGGACTTAAGAGACTATCTTTATTTGTTTCTTTAATAAAATAA
- a CDS encoding HPr family phosphocarrier protein has protein sequence MVVKEVLVKNATGLHARPATLLVKKASSFKSDVQIEYNGKKANVKSLIGVLSLGVTKDALVKVIASGDDETLAVEEIVKLIDSLEE, from the coding sequence ATGGTAGTTAAAGAAGTATTAGTTAAAAATGCTACAGGTTTACACGCTAGACCTGCAACTTTATTAGTTAAGAAAGCATCATCATTTAAGTCTGATGTTCAAATTGAGTACAATGGAAAGAAAGCTAATGTTAAGAGCTTAATCGGAGTTCTTTCTTTAGGAGTTACTAAAGACGCTTTAGTAAAAGTTATCGCTTCTGGTGATGATGAAACTTTAGCTGTTGAAGAAATCGTTAAATTAATCGACAGTTTAGAAGAATAA
- a CDS encoding DUF378 domain-containing protein encodes MYKISMLDKISFILVIIGAVNWGTIGLLNFNLVHFLFGILPIIERIIYILVFVAGINLIAIFVRSKFVMKKA; translated from the coding sequence ATGTATAAAATAAGTATGTTAGACAAAATTTCTTTCATTTTAGTAATTATAGGGGCTGTAAATTGGGGGACAATTGGGTTATTGAATTTTAACTTAGTTCACTTTCTATTTGGTATCTTACCCATTATAGAACGAATAATTTATATATTAGTATTTGTCGCAGGAATAAATTTAATAGCTATTTTTGTTAGAAGTAAATTCGTTATGAAAAAAGCTTAA
- the purB gene encoding adenylosuccinate lyase, with the protein MTNLYSTPLNSRYASKEMSYIFSDDMKFSTWRKLWVALAECEKELGLNITDEQINELKANIYNINYEDAIKKEKEVRHDVMSHVYAYGLQCPSAKGIIHLGATSCYVGDNTDVIIMRDALLLVKKKIVNVLKLLKDFSLKYKDMPTLGFTHFQPAQLTTVGKRATLWMQDLVMDIENIDHLLSTLKLRGVKGTTGTQASFMTLFEGDEEKVKALDTMVATQMGFKKSFGVTGQTYPRKLDSIVLNTLSEVAQSAYKFSNDLRLLQSMKEVEEPFEKNQIGSSAMAYKRNPMRSERISALARYVIVDSLNPAITAATQWFERTLDDSANKRIAVAEAFLALDGVLNLYMNIAENMVVYEKVIAAHVNNELPFMATENIMMESVKIGGDRQELHEKIRVHSMAAAQRVKGEGLNNDLIDRILADPDFKLSKEQIIDIIDPMKFIGRAPSQVVEFIDEYIDPILNNNSEMLGAKAEINV; encoded by the coding sequence ATGACAAACTTATATAGTACACCTTTAAATTCTAGATATGCTTCAAAAGAAATGAGTTACATATTTTCTGATGATATGAAGTTTTCTACATGGAGAAAACTATGGGTTGCACTAGCAGAATGCGAAAAAGAACTTGGTTTAAACATAACTGACGAACAAATAAATGAATTAAAAGCTAATATCTATAACATTAATTATGAAGATGCTATAAAAAAAGAAAAAGAAGTTAGACATGATGTTATGAGTCATGTTTATGCATATGGCTTACAGTGCCCATCAGCTAAAGGAATCATCCACTTAGGAGCAACTTCTTGTTATGTTGGAGATAATACAGATGTTATTATAATGAGAGATGCACTTTTACTCGTAAAAAAGAAAATTGTTAATGTATTAAAACTATTAAAAGATTTCTCACTAAAATATAAAGATATGCCAACACTTGGCTTTACACATTTCCAACCTGCTCAATTAACTACAGTTGGTAAAAGAGCTACACTTTGGATGCAAGATTTAGTAATGGATATAGAAAATATAGACCACTTATTAAGTACTTTAAAGCTAAGAGGAGTTAAAGGTACAACAGGAACTCAAGCAAGCTTTATGACTTTATTTGAAGGCGATGAAGAAAAAGTTAAAGCTCTTGATACAATGGTAGCTACTCAAATGGGCTTTAAGAAGAGTTTTGGTGTAACAGGCCAAACATATCCAAGAAAATTAGATTCAATAGTTTTAAACACTTTATCAGAAGTAGCACAAAGTGCATATAAATTTTCAAATGATTTAAGATTACTTCAAAGCATGAAAGAAGTTGAGGAGCCATTTGAAAAGAATCAAATAGGTTCATCTGCTATGGCATATAAAAGAAACCCTATGAGATCAGAAAGAATAAGTGCTTTAGCTAGATATGTAATTGTTGATTCTTTAAATCCTGCTATTACTGCAGCAACTCAATGGTTTGAAAGAACTTTAGATGACTCTGCAAATAAAAGAATAGCTGTTGCTGAAGCTTTCTTAGCTCTTGATGGTGTTTTAAATCTATATATGAATATAGCTGAGAATATGGTAGTATACGAAAAAGTAATTGCTGCTCACGTTAATAATGAACTTCCATTTATGGCAACTGAAAATATAATGATGGAGTCTGTTAAAATAGGTGGAGATAGACAAGAACTTCATGAGAAAATAAGAGTTCATTCTATGGCTGCTGCTCAAAGAGTAAAAGGAGAAGGCTTAAATAATGATCTTATAGATAGAATTCTAGCTGATCCTGACTTTAAGTTATCTAAAGAACAAATTATAGATATAATAGATCCAATGAAATTTATAGGAAGAGCTCCTAGTCAAGTTGTAGAATTTATTGATGAATATATTGATCCAATATTAAATAATAATTCAGAGATGCTAGGTGCAAAAGCTGAAATAAATGTATAA
- a CDS encoding recombinase family protein, which translates to MFPNTTQDESRSISENSSWGIRRRFEQGKVTVNYTKFMCYDKDEEGNLIIDEKQAKIVRRIYKDFLDGKGLNRIARELEEDGVPNWNEKAKWYESTIRKMLTNEKYKGDALLQKTYTVDFLTKKRVENKGEVPQYYVEESHPEIIDKETWEAVQLEMERRVIFAEKYGVYKLDYASENNPFAGKVI; encoded by the coding sequence ATGTTTCCTAATACTACACAGGACGAAAGCCGCTCTATTTCAGAAAACTCCTCCTGGGGAATTAGAAGAAGGTTTGAGCAAGGCAAGGTGACAGTAAACTATACGAAATTCATGTGCTACGATAAAGATGAGGAAGGAAACCTAATAATTGATGAAAAGCAGGCTAAGATTGTAAGAAGGATTTACAAGGATTTCCTTGATGGCAAAGGGTTAAACAGAATAGCAAGAGAACTTGAAGAAGATGGAGTGCCAAATTGGAATGAAAAAGCGAAATGGTATGAAAGTACAATAAGAAAGATGTTAACCAACGAAAAGTACAAGGGTGATGCCCTGCTCCAAAAGACATACACAGTGGACTTTCTTACAAAGAAGAGAGTTGAGAATAAAGGAGAAGTTCCTCAGTATTATGTGGAAGAGAGCCATCCTGAAATTATTGATAAGGAAACATGGGAGGCAGTTCAGCTTGAAATGGAGAGAAGAGTAATCTTTGCAGAAAAGTATGGTGTTTACAAACTTGATTATGCTTCAGAAAATAATCCCTTTGCAGGAAAGGTAATATGA
- a CDS encoding DUF2089 family protein, translating into MERELVATCPRCNERLLATKLACDNCELELNGDFPLSKFDYLSTDELEFIECFLKYQGNFKAIQNEKSMSYPATKKKLTDILDKLKLTPLKNVERGELPMPIIKSLSVKDTDSLVVRKIKEKLNAEGGQATVTLYNGDGCDIWFNENGKGLVSPKIPPANQLVWEALEAAVEVVINNGGKAKKGNAQSGAKLGTEKLMLNSVEGYIAHKVHGVQEGETAFGPGFVICAILDWAEICNNERGYLSIKPAFMAELKR; encoded by the coding sequence ATGGAAAGAGAACTCGTGGCTACATGCCCAAGATGTAATGAAAGGTTATTAGCAACAAAGCTTGCCTGTGATAATTGCGAATTAGAGTTAAATGGTGATTTTCCTCTTAGTAAGTTTGATTATTTGTCAACTGATGAACTTGAATTTATAGAATGCTTTCTGAAGTATCAAGGAAACTTTAAAGCAATTCAAAATGAGAAAAGTATGTCTTACCCTGCAACAAAAAAGAAACTTACAGATATATTGGATAAATTAAAGTTGACTCCACTAAAAAATGTCGAAAGAGGCGAATTGCCTATGCCAATTATAAAAAGCCTGTCTGTAAAAGATACAGATAGTTTAGTAGTTAGAAAAATAAAGGAAAAGCTTAATGCTGAAGGAGGGCAAGCAACTGTTACTCTTTACAATGGAGATGGTTGCGACATATGGTTTAATGAAAACGGTAAAGGCCTTGTATCTCCTAAAATACCTCCGGCAAATCAACTGGTATGGGAAGCTTTAGAAGCTGCAGTTGAGGTTGTAATAAATAACGGTGGTAAAGCAAAGAAAGGAAATGCTCAGTCCGGTGCAAAGTTAGGCACCGAAAAGCTAATGTTAAATTCAGTTGAAGGATACATTGCACATAAGGTGCATGGTGTACAGGAGGGTGAGACCGCATTTGGTCCAGGATTTGTTATTTGCGCTATCCTTGATTGGGCAGAGATTTGTAATAATGAAAGAGGTTACCTTTCTATTAAACCAGCATTTATGGCTGAATTAAAAAGATAA